TCATTAGACAAATTAAACTTAATTTGTCCACCGGTCATGATTAAATAAACGTCAGCGAGAATTTCAGCATCAAGTAACGCCCCATGATAGGTGCGACGTCCATTGTCGATGCCATAACGTCGACACAGTGCATCTAGGTTATTTTTTTGACCAGGATGTAACCTTTTGGCAATGGCTAAACTGTCTAAAATACTGCAAATATCTTTGGTTTTGGGACCAACTGGATTGAGTTTGGAAAACTCATGATCCATAAAGCTGACATCGAAGTTAGCGTTATGAGCGACAATTTCAGCACCATCAATAAAATCAATAAAATCTTTGGCGATTTGGTGAAACCGTGGCTCATTGGCAACACGATCATTGGTAATGCCATGCACTTGAATCGCTTCTTCATCAATGGCTTGACCAGGATTAATATATTGATGATAAGTCCTGCCGGTTAAACGGCGATTGATCACCTCAACACAACCAATTTCAATAATGCGATGTCCCACATAAATAGGGCCACCAGCTTGGTTCATACCTGTGGTTTCGGTATCGAGAATAACTTGACGACTTGCACTAGAAATAATGTTCATATTTTTTACTCATTCAGCCCTCGCCTTTGTATAAATTGAGTATACTGGCGCGAATATTTAGCTATGGTAACAACTTGATGGCCGAACTCAAACAGCTGTATATCTTTACTGATGGTTCTTGCTTAGGAAACCCAGGGCCGGGTGGTTATGGCGTGGTAATGAAATATAAACATCAGCAGCACGAAATGGCTGACGGATTTTCATTAACGACCAATAATCGGATGGAGCTTTTGGCTCCAATTATCGCATTAGAAGCCTTACATGAGCCCTGTAATATCATTTTAACCAGCGACAGTCAGTACATGCGCCAGGGTATTATGACGTGGATCCATGGCTGGAAAAAAAAGGGCTGGATAACTTCAACTAAGCAACCAGTTAAAAATGTAGATTTATGGAAACGTTTAGACGCAGTAAGTCAATTACACAAAATTGACTGGCGCTGGGTAAAAGGCCATGCGGGCCATATTGAAAATGAACGTTGTGACGTATTAGCCCGAAAAGCCGCAGAAGCTAAACCTCAACAAACTGATATTGGTTATCAGCCCGAATAAGAGTTAAGCTCATTATTTGCATATACCTAGGAATTTTTGGGCTTTATCAACGCTTTTTCAACACCTTGGGTATTTGTTAATCCTGAACGACCTGCCGTTGGCGCCGGCGACCAGGTAGGCGCTTTTATTTTGGATTTATCTTTAATGGGTGTTAGCGGAGTGGTCATTTTTCGAGCCACGATTAAATAGACACTGCCCGTGCTAGGTAACCAGTTAGCAATACTTTTTTGCCACAATGGAGTTTGCGGGCTTTTTTTAGCTTGATGGCCACGGTTATCCGCACCTTGTCCTAACAACGAATGATACATTAAACGCTCATCCGCTAAGACTTGATAGCCCAATAACCCAAGCCAATCTTTCACTCTAGATGGCATAAAAAACTGCCCACTCCAAGGCAATTGAGTTTGATACTTTGGCAAAATCTTACCAATAAAAGCAGGACTGACAGGGTTAAAACCGACAATGAATATATAACCACTGCTAATGAGAACCCGGTCAAACTCACGTAAAATTTGATAGGGATCTGACTCGAACTCGAGTAAAAAACAACTTAATACTGTGTCAATAGCACTTTGCTGTATGGGTAAATGGTGTGGGTCAGCCTGAATACTGGCATTTGTAGCGTCATAAACAGAAAAATGCCGAGTAATACTGCAAGATAAACTATTTACCTGACCACTTAACGCCCCAACCTTGAGTAAATGATAACCAAATATACGGGGCCACCAAGGAGCCAATTTAGCTTCTATCTCGGTTTGCAATAACTCACCAAAAGGTAAATCTTGCCAAATAAGGGGTTTTAACATGAAGCCCGCCAAGGTTTATTGTGCAAAAATGCTGTATTGATTAGATTCACTCTACCATAAGGTATTTAATTTTCAGCTAAGCATAATTGAAACTTCGATCTGTCTTTACTTGAAGTTATTAAACGATATCCGTTACCCTAACAGATAGTCAATCATCACTCGAGTCAGATTATGCTTAACGTTCATACCATTGCAGCTTTTAATGACAACTACATTTGGTTAATCCATCAAACAAACAGCCTTAATGCTTATGTGGTTGATCCAGGTTGTGGTCAAACTGTTATCGATTATTTAGCCACTACCGATCTAAACCTCATTGGCATATTGATTACTCATCATCATAGTGATCACACTGGCGGTATCGAAAAACTGCAACAACACTTCAATGATAACTTGACTGTTTATGGACCCAGTAACGAGCGCATTGATGGATTAACCCAGCCGTTGACCCTAGAGACAACGATGAGTATCGAAATTCCACATTTAGGACTAACTCAAGTCATGGCCGTTCCAGGGCATACTTTAGGTCACATTGCTTATTATATTGACGATAAATTATTTTGTGGCGACACCCTATTCAGTGGCGGGTGTGGACGTTTATTCGAAGGAACGCCTGAGCAAATGTTGCATTCGTTAACTATGTTAGCCAATTTACCTGATAAAACTCTGGTTTTTTGTGCTCATGAATATACCCGGTCCAATCTGGATTTTGCCTTACATGTCACGCCAAAAAATTTACAATTAATTGATTATGCCAAAAAAGTGGATCAATTACGCTCACAAAACAAACCGACCATTCCGAGTTCTATCGCGACAGAAAAAGCCATAAATCCGTTCCTTCGCTGCCATTTAAATGAGACCCAAGTCGCAATATCCGCTAAGAGTGGGGTCGACAATATTAATGAGATTCAATCATTTACTTTAATAAGAGAATGGAAAAACCAATTCTAAAGTAA
The Shewanella vesiculosa DNA segment above includes these coding regions:
- the dnaQ gene encoding DNA polymerase III subunit epsilon; the encoded protein is MNIISSASRQVILDTETTGMNQAGGPIYVGHRIIEIGCVEVINRRLTGRTYHQYINPGQAIDEEAIQVHGITNDRVANEPRFHQIAKDFIDFIDGAEIVAHNANFDVSFMDHEFSKLNPVGPKTKDICSILDSLAIAKRLHPGQKNNLDALCRRYGIDNGRRTYHGALLDAEILADVYLIMTGGQIKFNLSNEKAGQEGGGIKNIDPAAFNLKVVGASADELLLHEQRLDLIEKSGKCLWRG
- a CDS encoding class I SAM-dependent methyltransferase — protein: MLKPLIWQDLPFGELLQTEIEAKLAPWWPRIFGYHLLKVGALSGQVNSLSCSITRHFSVYDATNASIQADPHHLPIQQSAIDTVLSCFLLEFESDPYQILREFDRVLISSGYIFIVGFNPVSPAFIGKILPKYQTQLPWSGQFFMPSRVKDWLGLLGYQVLADERLMYHSLLGQGADNRGHQAKKSPQTPLWQKSIANWLPSTGSVYLIVARKMTTPLTPIKDKSKIKAPTWSPAPTAGRSGLTNTQGVEKALIKPKNS
- the gloB gene encoding hydroxyacylglutathione hydrolase codes for the protein MLNVHTIAAFNDNYIWLIHQTNSLNAYVVDPGCGQTVIDYLATTDLNLIGILITHHHSDHTGGIEKLQQHFNDNLTVYGPSNERIDGLTQPLTLETTMSIEIPHLGLTQVMAVPGHTLGHIAYYIDDKLFCGDTLFSGGCGRLFEGTPEQMLHSLTMLANLPDKTLVFCAHEYTRSNLDFALHVTPKNLQLIDYAKKVDQLRSQNKPTIPSSIATEKAINPFLRCHLNETQVAISAKSGVDNINEIQSFTLIREWKNQF
- the rnhA gene encoding ribonuclease HI, which translates into the protein MAELKQLYIFTDGSCLGNPGPGGYGVVMKYKHQQHEMADGFSLTTNNRMELLAPIIALEALHEPCNIILTSDSQYMRQGIMTWIHGWKKKGWITSTKQPVKNVDLWKRLDAVSQLHKIDWRWVKGHAGHIENERCDVLARKAAEAKPQQTDIGYQPE